In a genomic window of Methylobacter sp. YRD-M1:
- a CDS encoding c-type cytochrome has translation MNIKSSLILLFFFLITGPAFAIDPVYEGPNGIREQVFATNCLACHASNLTGSARNGAPPDVNWDTYEATRPNAERAIVTAVEEMTMPPIASGPLLNEDQRTAMLAWQSAGFPRDAITTAGSTDASFDGTRLRIPVVNIGNQKFNATLRLIQLENSPTGNGFVLENAALTTASSSNPATADPATGKVFIPSVTVIQNGIDVGTVDIQLTLIPGSDPMTFSLDNRLTVPTDASYSFNTTILNLPVVIVGGQKFRANLRLVSLGGSPTGLGFVLESAALTSASSDTAATANTATGLVIMPYVELIRDDIIQSAVRAEMRLIPGSNPLLFNLIRYTEISRM, from the coding sequence ATGAATATAAAAAGTTCGTTGATCCTGCTGTTTTTTTTCCTTATCACAGGCCCCGCTTTCGCTATTGATCCGGTTTATGAAGGCCCCAACGGCATTCGAGAGCAGGTGTTCGCCACCAATTGTCTGGCCTGCCATGCCTCCAATTTGACCGGCTCGGCTCGCAACGGCGCTCCGCCTGATGTCAATTGGGATACCTACGAGGCAACGCGACCGAATGCTGAGCGCGCCATCGTCACGGCCGTTGAAGAGATGACGATGCCGCCCATTGCCAGCGGTCCATTGCTTAACGAGGATCAAAGAACGGCCATGCTCGCGTGGCAAAGCGCCGGTTTCCCAAGAGACGCCATAACCACTGCCGGCTCTACTGATGCCTCTTTTGACGGCACCCGATTAAGAATTCCAGTGGTCAATATCGGCAATCAAAAATTCAATGCCACCTTGAGGCTTATTCAGCTCGAAAACAGTCCGACCGGCAACGGATTCGTGCTGGAAAACGCCGCACTGACCACGGCATCCTCCAGCAATCCCGCGACAGCCGACCCTGCGACCGGGAAAGTGTTTATACCTTCGGTAACGGTAATACAGAACGGCATCGATGTAGGCACAGTGGATATCCAGCTGACATTGATACCGGGCTCTGATCCTATGACGTTCAGCCTGGATAACCGTTTGACGGTGCCCACCGACGCCAGCTACTCTTTTAACACCACCATCCTGAATCTGCCAGTTGTTATTGTCGGCGGTCAGAAATTCCGTGCAAATCTGAGACTGGTCTCTTTGGGCGGCAGCCCCACGGGCCTTGGATTCGTACTGGAAAGCGCCGCACTGACCTCAGCGTCCTCTGATACTGCCGCGACGGCCAACACTGCAACCGGATTAGTTATCATGCCTTACGTAGAGCTGATACGAGACGATATTATCCAAAGCGCGGTCCGAGCCGAAATGAGATTGATACCCGGCTCCAATCCGCTGCTGTTTAATTTAATCCGCTACACCGAGATATCGCGTATGTAA
- a CDS encoding c-type cytochrome, whose product MNIKSSLILLFSFLITGHAFAIDPVYEGPNGIREKVFATNCLSCHSSELTGTARNGAPPGVNWDTYEATLPNADNAITRAVEAMTMPPAGTKPLLNQEQKDAMLAWQSAGFPQAAADTSTNATFDGTTLKLPVVDVNNQKFNATLRLIPLTSSPTGVGFVLENAVLTTASSDTAATYDPSSGKVLIPSVDVVQNGTVQDQVTNIELTLVAGSDPLTFNLEQSGLEIPTTAFFSYDANKLAIPVVDVEGQKFSAILSLIQLPSSPTGLGFQLDAAELTTLTSDTPATYDPASGTLTLPLINLQRNGVTESSVSAEMQLVPGSNPLQFSLTSYTPIAQ is encoded by the coding sequence ATGAATATAAAAAGCTCGCTAATCCTACTGTTTTCTTTCCTTATCACAGGCCACGCTTTCGCTATTGATCCGGTTTATGAAGGCCCCAACGGCATTCGAGAGAAAGTATTCGCCACCAACTGTCTGTCCTGTCATTCGTCTGAGCTGACCGGAACGGCTCGCAACGGCGCGCCTCCCGGAGTCAACTGGGATACCTATGAGGCAACGCTACCAAATGCTGATAATGCCATCACCAGGGCTGTGGAAGCAATGACAATGCCGCCTGCGGGCACCAAACCATTGCTCAACCAGGAGCAAAAAGATGCCATGCTCGCATGGCAAAGCGCCGGTTTCCCGCAAGCAGCGGCAGACACCTCTACCAATGCCACTTTTGACGGCACAACGCTGAAACTTCCGGTGGTCGATGTCAACAATCAAAAATTCAATGCCACCTTGAGACTGATTCCGCTCACAAGCAGTCCTACCGGCGTTGGATTCGTACTGGAAAATGCCGTGTTGACCACGGCGTCTTCGGATACTGCCGCGACTTATGACCCTTCATCTGGCAAAGTACTCATACCTTCGGTGGATGTGGTACAAAACGGCACTGTCCAAGACCAGGTAACGAATATCGAATTGACATTAGTGGCCGGCTCTGACCCTTTGACGTTTAATTTAGAACAAAGTGGCTTGGAGATTCCGACTACTGCCTTCTTCTCTTATGACGCAAACAAGCTGGCAATACCGGTCGTCGACGTCGAAGGGCAAAAGTTCAGTGCAATCCTGAGTCTCATCCAACTCCCAAGCAGTCCGACCGGCCTTGGATTCCAACTGGACGCTGCAGAGTTGACCACACTAACTTCGGACACTCCCGCGACTTATGATCCCGCATCCGGAACACTCACTCTGCCTTTAATTAATCTGCAGCGGAACGGCGTCACTGAAAGTTCAGTAAGCGCTGAAATGCAATTGGTACCGGGTTCCAATCCATTACAGTTCAGCTTAACCAGCTACACGCCTATCGCACAATGA
- a CDS encoding MlaD family protein: MGRNNHALMTGLFLVALITATAIVIYWIGHFERERDLYVISTRQSVSGLNPESTVFFRGIAVGKVRKIQFDPKDFGTILVPIEVDKNITLTKGVYATLRLKGVTGLTQIELQDDGKIREVLPPGDDPVTRIPLVPSLTDKLMLKGEDLLTKAEQIMGRLNSLLNDENEKHIGDILSNFNTLTAKLADLQVSVDKALAGVPALSADAQKTLMHVNALTADLQHLTNNVQKLSNKAENLADTGKTTGDLLLQTTLPKINDLLSELQSTTTQVKRVATMLENNPQSLLLGPAEPEPGPGEPGYKEPK, encoded by the coding sequence ATGGGTAGAAATAATCACGCATTGATGACCGGTCTGTTTTTGGTCGCTTTAATTACGGCGACGGCGATCGTGATTTACTGGATAGGCCATTTTGAGCGCGAGCGCGATCTGTATGTGATCTCAACGCGCCAATCCGTTTCCGGCCTCAATCCCGAGTCCACGGTATTTTTCCGCGGCATTGCCGTAGGCAAAGTGCGGAAGATCCAGTTTGATCCGAAAGATTTCGGCACGATTCTGGTGCCGATTGAAGTGGACAAAAACATCACGCTGACCAAAGGCGTTTATGCCACGTTGCGGCTGAAAGGCGTCACTGGCTTAACCCAGATCGAATTGCAGGATGACGGCAAGATTCGGGAAGTGCTGCCGCCCGGCGATGATCCTGTGACGCGCATTCCCCTGGTGCCGTCATTGACCGACAAACTGATGCTTAAAGGCGAAGACTTGCTTACAAAGGCCGAGCAAATCATGGGGCGCCTTAACTCATTGCTGAATGACGAAAACGAAAAACATATCGGCGATATTCTCAGTAATTTCAATACTCTGACCGCCAAGCTTGCCGACTTGCAGGTGAGCGTGGATAAAGCGCTGGCCGGCGTCCCGGCGTTAAGCGCCGATGCGCAGAAAACGTTGATGCATGTCAATGCCCTGACCGCTGATTTACAGCATTTAACCAACAATGTGCAAAAGCTGAGCAATAAAGCGGAGAACCTTGCCGATACAGGCAAAACGACCGGTGATCTTCTACTGCAAACGACGTTGCCGAAAATCAATGATCTGTTGTCAGAACTGCAATCGACCACAACCCAGGTCAAGCGTGTGGCCACGATGCTCGAAAATAATCCACAGAGCCTGCTGTTGGGCCCGGCTGAGCCCGAACCCGGTCCGGGCGAACCTGGCTATAAGGAACCAAAATGA
- a CDS encoding MlaE family ABC transporter permease: protein MTDAAIHSDSPAQLEILKQEDGDKVVRLSGNWTLRNLAMAPLLRHKIKKLADNKTMQWDMEAVDVLDSGTALILWQDWGKQMPAALRIRPEHQRLFERWQSQQLTESKPKRPRTFLIIHYLQRTIESFWLQLLDLIVLLGQLALDIAYLLRHPGTVPWSEISGTIYEAGVRALGITALVGFLIGIVLSYLSALQLKLFGAEIYIIDILGLSVIRELGPLLAAILVAGRSGSAMTAQIGIMRVTEELDALSAMGISHSMRLILPKVAALAISMPLLSVWTSAMALIGGMVSAQNTLDISYQQFFLRLPDAVPLLNVFIGLGKSVVFGLMIALIACHFGFRIQPNTESLGYETTNSVVAAITVVIMNDAVFAILFMNVGMP from the coding sequence ATGACTGATGCCGCAATACATTCAGATTCTCCAGCACAGCTGGAGATCCTTAAGCAAGAGGACGGCGATAAAGTGGTCAGATTGTCTGGCAACTGGACGCTGCGCAATCTGGCGATGGCGCCGCTATTGCGACATAAAATCAAAAAATTGGCCGACAACAAAACTATGCAATGGGATATGGAGGCTGTCGATGTGCTCGATAGCGGCACAGCTCTGATCCTCTGGCAGGATTGGGGAAAGCAGATGCCAGCGGCGCTCCGGATACGGCCGGAGCATCAGCGTTTGTTCGAACGCTGGCAGTCGCAGCAGCTTACGGAATCCAAGCCTAAGCGTCCCCGAACCTTCCTGATAATTCATTATCTGCAGCGAACGATTGAGAGTTTCTGGCTTCAGTTGCTGGACCTGATCGTGCTGCTAGGCCAGCTGGCTCTGGATATCGCTTATTTGCTCCGGCATCCGGGTACTGTGCCCTGGTCCGAGATTTCCGGCACGATCTATGAGGCGGGCGTTCGGGCTTTGGGCATTACGGCACTGGTCGGTTTCCTGATCGGCATCGTGCTCAGTTATCTGTCGGCACTGCAATTAAAGCTTTTCGGGGCCGAGATTTACATCATCGATATTCTGGGCCTGAGCGTTATTCGCGAGCTGGGGCCATTGCTCGCGGCCATTCTGGTCGCCGGCCGTTCCGGCTCGGCCATGACCGCGCAAATCGGCATCATGCGTGTCACCGAAGAACTCGATGCACTGTCTGCAATGGGCATTTCCCACTCCATGCGTTTAATCCTGCCCAAAGTGGCGGCGCTGGCGATTTCAATGCCGCTGCTGAGCGTCTGGACCAGCGCCATGGCATTGATCGGCGGCATGGTCTCGGCACAGAATACGCTGGATATCAGTTACCAGCAGTTTTTTCTCAGGTTGCCTGATGCAGTGCCGCTGCTTAATGTCTTTATCGGGCTGGGCAAGAGCGTCGTGTTTGGTTTGATGATAGCGCTGATTGCCTGCCATTTCGGATTCCGCATTCAGCCCAATACCGAAAGTCTCGGCTACGAGACGACGAATTCCGTGGTGGCCGCGATTACCGTGGTGATCATGAACGATGCCGTATTCGCGATCCTGTTTATGAATGTGGGCATGCCATGA
- a CDS encoding ABC transporter ATP-binding protein yields MQSCAIRIEHVWTSFGDKVVHKDINLCLPHGQIMGLVGASGSGKTVLLREIIGLQTPTQGEVFVMGQSMKSASVSNGQRLRNNFGVLFQKGALFSVLDVFDNIAFPLRELGIRDEELIRHLVFMKLENVGLSARDAWLKPADLSGGMTKRVALARALIVEPQLLLLDEPTSGLDPISSEDFVELLSSLHRDLKFTVVMVTHDLDILRDLCTLVAVLADHQLVAFGPLAKVLSSKHPFVEEFFHNRRAERVFQYQETTHG; encoded by the coding sequence ATGCAGTCATGCGCGATACGGATCGAACACGTCTGGACCAGCTTCGGAGACAAGGTAGTGCATAAGGATATCAATCTTTGCCTGCCGCATGGCCAGATTATGGGATTGGTAGGCGCGTCGGGTTCCGGCAAGACGGTTTTGCTGCGCGAGATCATAGGCCTGCAAACGCCCACGCAGGGGGAAGTGTTCGTAATGGGGCAATCCATGAAGAGTGCTAGTGTCAGTAACGGGCAGCGTTTGCGCAACAATTTCGGCGTGCTGTTCCAGAAAGGCGCGCTGTTCAGCGTGCTGGACGTTTTCGATAATATTGCCTTCCCGCTGCGCGAATTGGGCATTCGAGATGAGGAGTTAATCAGGCATCTGGTGTTCATGAAGCTGGAAAACGTAGGACTGTCGGCCAGGGATGCCTGGCTGAAGCCGGCCGATCTGTCCGGCGGCATGACCAAGCGGGTCGCGCTTGCCCGTGCGCTGATCGTGGAGCCGCAGTTGCTGCTGCTGGACGAGCCTACCTCGGGCCTGGATCCTATTTCCAGTGAGGACTTTGTCGAACTGTTATCAAGCCTGCATCGCGATCTCAAGTTCACGGTCGTCATGGTGACGCATGATCTGGATATATTAAGGGATTTATGCACGCTGGTGGCGGTTTTGGCCGATCATCAACTGGTCGCATTCGGACCGCTGGCCAAGGTCCTGAGCAGCAAGCATCCTTTTGTCGAAGAGTTTTTCCACAATAGGCGCGCTGAGCGGGTATTTCAATATCAAGAGACTACGCATGGGTAG
- a CDS encoding DmsE family decaheme c-type cytochrome — protein sequence MSCSSLSPPSLKPELNAAQSHAQYVGASVCSSCHELENSHWSHTIHARIPHLAAPDNPKVEGCETCHGPGSEHISAPADKSKIMVFTHQSGSTISQQNSMCLQCHSGKERIAWPGSIHQMNDLSCSDCHNPMAQFSQKGLLRKDGINQTCYSCHQQQRAEFRKRSHMPLPEGKVTCTDCHNPHGSNTDPMLKADTVNQVCYQCHQEKRGPFIWEHAPVRESCLNCHQPHGSNHESLLVSTRPFLCQTCHTNRGHPNDLMTTTNLALASNPDARLINRSCQNCHAQIHGSNHAAGMLFHR from the coding sequence ATGAGCTGTTCGTCATTGTCGCCGCCGTCCCTGAAACCGGAGCTCAATGCCGCGCAAAGCCATGCCCAGTATGTCGGCGCAAGCGTCTGTTCCAGCTGTCATGAACTTGAAAACAGCCACTGGAGCCATACGATTCATGCGCGCATTCCTCATCTTGCCGCGCCGGATAATCCGAAAGTAGAAGGCTGCGAAACCTGTCACGGCCCCGGCTCCGAGCACATATCGGCCCCTGCCGATAAATCGAAAATCATGGTGTTCACGCATCAGTCAGGCTCGACCATCAGCCAGCAGAATTCCATGTGCCTTCAATGCCATAGCGGCAAGGAGCGTATCGCCTGGCCAGGATCGATCCATCAAATGAATGACTTGAGCTGCAGCGATTGCCATAATCCGATGGCGCAGTTCTCGCAAAAAGGCCTGTTGCGCAAGGATGGCATCAATCAGACCTGCTACAGCTGTCATCAGCAACAGCGCGCCGAGTTCAGAAAACGCTCGCACATGCCCTTGCCCGAAGGCAAAGTCACCTGCACCGACTGCCACAACCCGCACGGCTCGAACACCGACCCGATGCTGAAAGCCGATACGGTCAATCAGGTTTGCTATCAGTGCCATCAGGAAAAGCGCGGCCCTTTCATCTGGGAGCATGCACCGGTCCGGGAAAGCTGTCTGAATTGCCATCAGCCGCATGGCTCCAATCACGAATCGCTGCTGGTCAGCACAAGACCGTTCCTGTGCCAGACCTGCCATACCAACCGCGGGCATCCCAACGATTTGATGACGACCACGAATCTGGCATTGGCCTCCAATCCGGATGCGCGTCTCATCAACCGAAGCTGCCAAAACTGCCATGCCCAGATTCATGGCTCCAATCATGCGGCAGGCATGCTTTTCCATCGATAG